Part of the Candidatus Palauibacter australiensis genome, GTTCCACAACGCGAGCACCCGCTTCGCGGACGGCTTCCGCTACGGGCTCGGGGCGGAGGTGGGGATCAGCACGGCCCGCATCCACGCGCGCGGCCCGGTCGGCGTCGAGGGCCTCCTCACGACGCGCTGGCTGCTGCGCGGCAAGGGGCAGGGCGCCGCGGACTACGGCCCCGGCAAGCGCAGCTTCACCCACCGCCCCCTGCGCAACTGAATACGGTCTGAAACGCGCGGGACGTTCCCGCGGGAACGCCGCTGGCCAGCCGCTGCCGCCGGCCGCTACTGGATGCGGCGGACGCGGAGGTTGCGGTACCAGACGGGGTCGCCGTGGTCCTGCAGGCCGAGATGGCCCTCGTGGTGCCGGCCGTAGTCGGGCCACTCCACGAACTTGCTCCCTGCCACCAGCGCCTCCCACTCGTCCGAACCGATTCCGTACTCGACGATCCGGACGCCGTTCAGCCAGTGGACGACCCGGTTGCCGCGGCGGACGATCCGGACTGCGTTCCATTCACCGACCGGGCGGGTGACGTCCTCGGGAGGTGCGTGCAGGCCGTAGTTCGATCCCGCCGACGTGAGCGGATCGCCGCCGTCGTAGTGCCCCGCGTTGTCGAGGACCTGCATTTCGGGGCCCGACTCGAACGCGCGCTCGGTGTTCTCGGAGATGCCGAAGAAGATCCCGCTGTTGCCGGCCTCGCCGACCTTCCACTCGAGGCGCAGGTCGAAGTCCGTATAGGTCTCGCGCGTGATGAGCGTCCCGCCCCCGACACCGGGCGTGAAGGCGAGCGCGCCCTCCTTCGCGCTCCAGCCCGCGGGGACATCGTCCATCCGGAACCCCCGCCACGCGTCGAGCGACTCCCCGTCGAAGAGAAGTTCGAAGCCCTCTGCGGCCTCCTCCGCGGAGAGTCGGTTGGCGGCCATTTGCGCCTCGGCATCCGCGTCGGCCGGCGCCCCGTCCTCCATCTCCGACCCCGCCTCCGCCTGCCCGCACCCCGCCGCGCCGACCGCGCCGAAGATCAGGAGGACCGACGTGGCGGCGGACGACAGCTTGAACGAATCGATGCGTCGCTTCACGACTGAACTCCGCGTTCCAAACCGAATCGAGTGGCTCGC contains:
- a CDS encoding DUF1080 domain-containing protein; the protein is MKRRIDSFKLSSAATSVLLIFGAVGAAGCGQAEAGSEMEDGAPADADAEAQMAANRLSAEEAAEGFELLFDGESLDAWRGFRMDDVPAGWSAKEGALAFTPGVGGGTLITRETYTDFDLRLEWKVGEAGNSGIFFGISENTERAFESGPEMQVLDNAGHYDGGDPLTSAGSNYGLHAPPEDVTRPVGEWNAVRIVRRGNRVVHWLNGVRIVEYGIGSDEWEALVAGSKFVEWPDYGRHHEGHLGLQDHGDPVWYRNLRVRRIQ